ATGGTGTAAGAGAATACAAATGTGCTCACCAGTGAAAGGATGGTTTGAGTAGCTCTGGTCTCAGGGGAGGACCTGGGGGAGAGTTTGGTTCTGTGAATGTGTTGGACCCGCTGCTTATGCCTGTACAGGATGGAAACGATGGAGCTGCTGGCAAAAAGCATGAGTCCTAAGCATAAAGCATCAGGAAATGATACCAATGCAGTGTACAGTGAGGTTCGGATTTTGCCAGGTTCTATAATGGAGCAGTACCCTAAAGCTTTTCTTTTAGTGGTATCATTTCTCCAATTGGTAGTCATAAATATAGGGAAAATGGCATTTACCAGCATGTAGAGGAGCCAACACACAGATATGGAGAGGCCAACGTACTTGGGAGCTTTCACTTTAATCTTTGCCCACCTGGAGTTCCTGGGGCAGATGGTGATGGCCTGGAAGATACTCAAGAGGCAGGTGCAGCCAATTGACACACCCCTGCCCATTCTGTGAAGGTAGAAAAGAAGTTTGCATCCAAAGTCATTGAGGAAATCTTTCAACCCAAATTCTGCCAATGTCCTGGGGACTCCATTAgtgagaattaacaaaatgttgCCTAAAATCAGGTGCTTGATAATCAAATCTGTGAACCTAAGCCTGCACCCAGTGATATAAATGAAGAGATAATGGTAAAGAAGACAGAAATTTCCCAGGACTCCAACTAAAATCTGGGATAAGAAGACCAAGCCTGATGCCAAATCACTGGAGGACATTCTGCCACTTCCCAGGCACTGATATCTGTCTTTAGAGCCAGAAGATTCTGCATGGGGATAGGAGAAGTGGGCTACATGTCAAATGAAATTCAATCTTCTCCACTTAACATTAGTGCCCACTAAGAAATGTTTTATTAAGTTTATCCTTTATTAAGAGCTTTCCTATAGTTGGATGTGTAGCATATAAAGTGTGTGTTTTAATGAATGAATCACTGCTGTGAAGACTGTACATGTGATAACTTCTTCATTCTTCATAATCTATGAGATGGGCATTTGTTTGGCTTTTATTATGAGGACGAGGAGAACTTAGGCACAGGGAGATTTGTCTACCTTCACATGCTGGTTAGGGGCAGACTGAGACCTGAACTGGGTGTGCAGTGAACTCCTGTGCTATGCTAACAAAACCAGTTCGCTGTGTTCTTGCAGTAATGCTGATACGGTTTGAGTTTTGTTCTTACACCTTGCAATTTGAATTTACATTCATGATATTGCACTTTACCCTTTTTGTGGTAACAAACTTCTAGTCATATAAAAATGTAATCCAGAGGccaatattaattataaataaagctttcACAGTCCTTATTAATAGACATAGATGCACTGGTTGCAGTTTAATACTAAAGGAACTGGCttcatgaccaagttggatttaaTGAAAGCAAGACTGGGTCAATGTTAGGATGGTAACTGAAAAACTCATATGCTTTTATGCCAGGAACAAAGATATGACAGTGCCTACCTATGAATCATTAAATAATCTCTTATCATACCCTAAATGACAGGGCCTGAAAttctaatatattaaaaacagtGTGGGCTAGAAACCAATTCATTAGTCTTTGCAGTTGATATACTCATGTATTAATTAACATATGAGTTAAAACTACTCGCATGAGATGAGAATATTATTAACAATATAAGAAACTAGTGGAAAATGAAATCTGCATGACATGGAAATGTGTACATCAAAAATTTAAACGGTATATTTTTCGGTTGATGTTGGAATGTTTCTAAGTCAGAGAAAAGATCACAAGATACATTTGAGCATGACAGCTGCTCTCTGAAGCAGTAATTCAGGAGGGAAAGTGTCTCACTATAATTACCAGACCTTCTTCATTTTCAGTAGAAATGCAATTGCTGACTTCAAAAAGCACTTTAGAGAGTGAGAGTTAGCGAAAGCATTTCCATCTCAGCAGTTACCATTCACATAAACTGTTTCTACACAGGATCAAATGATACTTGTAGATTCACttgacattttattataagcataaATTTACTACACACACCTCTCCAGTAATCCCCCAGATTTTGTCTCTGATTTCTGTAAGGTTGGCAGAACAGTATAATGATTTCAGAAGCATCACCTTTAGGCACATAAAAAATTAGGTTCTCTTACACTTGATTACACACCAAAGACCACTGTTACTGAGGATGACACCACATCCCACTAGGAAGCCTCAGGGGTTGGTGTCAGGTCTGGGATGTGCACATCACTAAActggctcagcccaggcctcagGAATGATTCCTGTCTCCAAGGTGACCCCATCAGATTCTCCTTTTTTCCAGAATGATCACTTACAAAGGCTCCTCACATGCCTCCTTTCTTTACAGAGTCTCCTTGAACTGATGTAAAAAGTACTCACCCTACTCATCTACCCTACCAGGAGAGAGGGTTCAGTGTGACAACCATGAGATCCAGGCAAGTGTGCGAAGAGAAGCCTGACCCTGAGATGAGAATATCATTAAAACTATAAGACACTTATGGAAAATGGCATCTACATGGCATGGAAAGTTGTGcatgttaaaaatttaaatggtaCATTTTGGGGTTGACATTAGAATATTCTAAGTCAGTGAAAAGATCACAAGATATATTTGAACATGATAGCAGCTGTCTGAAGCTGAtaattataaaattgtattttccttAAATGCTGCTTCCCTAATTCAAGAGGGAAAATAGTCTCACTGTGAACACCAGACCATTTACATTTTCAGTAGAGGCTCAATTACTGTCTTCAAAAAGCACttcagggccacggtggctcagcaggtaagaatgcttgcctgccatgcccgaggaactgggtttgattcccggtgcctgtccatgttaaaaaaaaaaaaaagcacttcatAGCCTCAGAGTTagagaaaacatttccatctcAGCAGTTGCCATTCACATAAACTGTTTCTACACATATCAAATGATACTTGTAGATTCACTTGACATGTTACTATAAGCATGAATTTGCTATATACACCTCTCTAGTAATCCCCCACATTTTGTCTCTGATTCCTGTAAGGTTGGCAGAACAATATAATCATTTCAAAAGCATCACCTTTAGGCACCTATAAAATCAAGTTCTCTTATCACTTGCATTACACACCAAGGATCACTGTTATTGAGGATGACACCACATCCCACGAGGAATCTTCAGGGATTGATGTCAGGTCTGGGATGCCCATCTCTGTAaaccagctcagcccaggcctgagGAATGATTCCTGTCTCCAAGGTGACCCCAGAAGATTCCCTTTCTTTTCCAATATGATCACTTACAAAGACCTCACGTGCCTCCTTTCTTTACAGAATCTCATTAGACTGGTATGAAAAATACTCACCCTACTCCTTTCCTCTGTTAGGACAGAGGGCTCAGTGTGACAGCCATGAGATCCAGGCAAGTGTGAGAGGAGCAGCCCGACCCTGAGATAAGGGCTTGTGGCTCTGTGACCTCACCTCCCCACGGCACTGCAATTATCACGTCACCTGTGGCAGCAATGAGACTGCAGGCTTGGGAAACTGAGAATATTTCCAAAGAACTTTTCCCTAAGTGCTGACTACCATAAAATAATTGTCAGCTCCTACTTAGTATCTCCAAAGAGTGATTGGAAGTTTTTGAAGAGGCTCTTTGCTTCCTGT
The genomic region above belongs to Tamandua tetradactyla isolate mTamTet1 chromosome 16, mTamTet1.pri, whole genome shotgun sequence and contains:
- the LOC143660135 gene encoding vomeronasal type-1 receptor 4-like, which translates into the protein MSSSDLASGLVFLSQILVGVLGNFCLLYHYLFIYITGCRLRFTDLIIKHLILGNILLILTNGVPRTLAEFGLKDFLNDFGCKLLFYLHRMGRGVSIGCTCLLSIFQAITICPRNSRWAKIKVKAPKYVGLSISVCWLLYMLVNAIFPIFMTTNWRNDTTKRKALGYCSIIEPGKIRTSLYTALVSFPDALCLGLMLFASSSIVSILYRHKQRVQHIHRTKLSPRSSPETRATQTILSLVSTFVFSYTISAILQIFTAVFHNPTLWLQKMGILFSMCFPAVSPFVLMGHNSSVSGLILSCRRNKKSPKSIRYM